ACGGAGTTCGGCGGGCGACGATAACTTGGAATTCGGATGAGCAGAGGTTGAACGCTTCTGCCGTGGACAACGGACGGCGACGACTCGACCGGCGGATCCATCCGACCACGGACTCATCGGTCATCACTCACGGACGGAGACGACTCGTCGACTCCAACGGCGGATCGTCCACCACCGCATGATCGGTGCCGTCACGCACACCTCGTCGTCTCGTCGGCGACGACTCCTACACGCAGCTCCTAACTTTTCTTCTCCATGTTATCTTTTCTGGTGTAAACCACTGAGGCGAGCTGCCTTCAGTTTGCTGCCCCGATTTCTTTGCTGCGTGAGTGATCAATTCAGATTTGTTCATGATGATCCATGTGTTCGTGTCCTCTGCGTCTCAGCCGTCGTTTTTTCAAAATGTAGCAGTAATCGTTGAACGAATTGGGATCAAACTATAACAAAAAGATTGAGCTTTACAGCCATAAAGTCGAATGCCGGAAAGGGAGGTGGTTTTGATCTGTGTGTGGGAACATGCTTGCTGGACCAATGGAATAAGAGCACATGGATGATAGATGGCATGCATTTGCCGACGGGATCAAGAACAAGGTGGTTGAGTGGTTTCTTTCATTTGTTTATGATGAAGAAAACGAGCAGGTTATCAAACACATGGCGTGTTTGGTGTCTTCTTTGCACGAATCCGAAGCATGGCCTTCGTCATCATCAATCAAATGAATTGAAGTATGAACTGTCTGAACGCTAGACGACAGCCACAGACGTGGGACGGCAGATTTTAGCTGATTATAATGGGCTTCGAGTTCTGAGTCAAATTCTTCTGCTCTCTTTTGTATCTTTGCTTAAAATGCCCAAAGCCTCAAACCAATGAATAACTTCACAAAAGCAGCAAAACTGCACAAAGTGGATCATATGTCAAAGAAACTATGTTAACTTCTGTGTGCTGTTCTCTTTATATGTGACTGTGCAATTACAGTGTCAAAAATTTCTCCTAAATCTAAACATCCTCTATGTATCTTTTATCCACACATCTGATCTAAGTGTCGAATCAAATCTTCACAAAAACAAAAGAAATCTCGTTTCCGTCGGCCGATCAAAATGGCCTCTTGAGTCCCTTGAAGTCTACGGTCTCGATGCACTCGACGCTGCCTCTGGAGCCGTTGAGCATCTTGAGCAGCTCGCTGGCGCGCTCCTTGGCGACGCCGCCGCAGCCGAcctggagcagcagcagcagcttctggAACGCCCCCACGCGGAGCGCCTCGGCGCggcacgcggcggcggcggcggcgtcgcccgCGCAGCAGAGGCGCCAGAGCGCGGAGACGGCGAAGTCTGTGGCCATGTCGGACACGCGGAACATCTTCTTGACGAGCACCGGTACGGCCAGCGCGTGCGCACGCGCGGCCGCGAGGCCGGCGTCGGCGCACAGCATGCCGTCGAGCGCGGCCAGCGCCTTCTCGCTCGTGCCCTTGTCGGCGTCGACGAGGGCCTCCACGAGCACCGCCACCGCGTCGAGCTCCGCGAAGCGCGACGCCGCGCGGTCGGAGGCGGCGACGAGGTAGTAGGCCGTGACGAGCGCGGCCTTGGTGGCCGGCGTGGAGATGGGGTTCCGGACCAGGCCAACGAGCGCGTCGCACATGCCCGGGGTCCTCAGGACGGCCTCGAGGGTGTGCCCGTCGACGGCCGACGACGCGAGCTCGCGGAGCACGACGGCGGCGCTGGCCCGCGCCGGGAGCTCGCTGTGGGACATGACGGAGACGAGCGACTTGAGCGACGCCGGGGAGGCAATGCAGCGGCGGGCCTCGTCGTCCAGCGGGAAGAAGACGGTGAGCGCGGCCAGGACATCACCCAGCGCGCAGGCGCCGCCCTCGACGCGCTCTCCGGCGAGGCGCGCGAACGCGGCGGCCAGCGCGCGCGCGGCGCCGGCCGCCGCGAGGCAGCGCCAGTTGCGGTCGCTCTCCTTGCCAAGCGCCCTGgccctggccgccgccgccccgcaCGCGGCGGCATCCCCGCGCCTCGCGGCGGCTGACACCGAAACCACGGCCTCGGCGGCGTCGGCGTCACCGATCGGCACCTTGGGCGTGGGCACCCGCTCGACGCCTCTGGAGCGGTTGGCGACGCACCAGTCCTGGATCATCCGGCGCGTGGCGTGGTTGGGGACCAGGTCGGCCAGCCGCAGGGGCCGGCCGGTGACGGGGCACCGGGCGTTCCCGCGCGCCAGCCAGCCCTCCACGCTCTCCCGGTCGTACGTGATCCCAGTGGGCGCCGTGACGGGGTCCCGCATCAGGTCCAGAGAGATCGGGCACACGAAGTGCGCCGGCACCGCCAACtcctctgccgccgccgcggAGGCCTGCTGCTTGCTGCTCCGCCTCAACATCGGTATCTCGGGAACCATCCTGGACGCGGCCCTCGCTGCGCGCGACATGGGCAGAACCATTGTTTCCGGCCGGTAGCTAGGAGTGTGCTCTGGTCGTTGCTATGTCGAGCTTGCCGAAAACGTTGAGCCGATGATGAAAGCTGAGTCCTTTGAGCTGAATAGCTGACCGttgagaggagaaggagaacgaAGAGAGATAGTGCGATGGGGGAAATGGGGAGGAGAGAGGATATATAGGTTGCGGGGAGGAGAGAAGACGACCTGTGCGGCTGCGGCGTGTGTCGGCTACCGAATGGCATTGTTTTCTGCTTTGCAAGCTGGGTCGCGGGGTTTGAACATTGACCGTTGAACGGTGGAGAGTTGAACGAGGACGATGACGGCGACCCGCGTTGGCTCTCGCCCTCGCCTACGGGCCGCGGACGGAGCGCGCGGGGGAAACGGTAGGATTCCTCGTGATTCCCCTTTTTCTTGCTTGTTTATTGATCGGGTCTTCGCGGCGCTTTTGGTGTTCCTTTTGGCGGCGTCCGGGCGCCAGAAAGATTTTTGGAAACTATTTTAGATGGATGGACAATGCTGCGTAAGGCAACCCTTGAATAATTAGTGACGTGCATTAGTAGTTCAACAACTTTCTGTTTATCTCAAGCAAGGACTAATTTTGAAGGAAATGTAGCATGCAATCTACTTCCGTCATTCCAAATTAcaagatgttttgatttttctagatacattgattTTACTATATAAGTGCACGATAAAAActactatgtatctaaaaaagcaaaaaaaagtcTTATAATTAAATATAGAGAGACTAGTAGTTAGGAGTATTAACACATATGAAAGTCTTGCAATAAATAGTacttcctccatttcaaattataagacattttagcctttatagatacatagtttttgctacgCACTTAAATATATTGTGTttaaatatatagtaaaaacaatatatatCTATAAAATCCAAAACATTTTATGATTTAGAACGGGAGAGTACTATGTTATTGTGAGAACATATATGTGGAATGAATGGAACGAAAACGAAAGAGGGTAGGTGTgtttttttcccaaaaaaaacaaaagaacaacATAATAGAGAAATAGTTATCCATATACAAACACAAATCCACCGTTATTACTTGTGAGCGTATGCCAAGCAAACCATATCCCTATTATGAATTTTATGATGGTGTGCGTAGCAAAGTTATCCATATACAAAAGTTGCTCTTTCCGTTGCATAGCTCAGGTGTTTGTGCAAAGTGTGTACatttaggtgtatagcaaaactTTGTGTCGGGTTATAACCCCGGTGTATAGCCCACGATACATCAGCCAGCGAGGGCCCGAACGATCGAGGCCTAGCTGATCCAAGAAAATGAGGCCAAGCGCTAAGGCGAGGCCGGCCACGACCCCTTCATCAGACTTAGCCACACAGCGTACAAGAGACGCACGACCTCTCCACCATCCCGACCCTTGGGAAGAACGGGGAGAGGTCGAGCGCAACCGGGCACACCTGCTCTGACAAGGGTAGGTGTGCCActctgaccccgcaaggaccgaggggacagcggTCACCTCGGTCCAATCAGACGTCATCCCTGCACCACGGAGCTCAGATAGGACAACAACGCCCAAGGCGATTATGACTGGTACGATAACCACCGGCTAAATACGGCCCGACAGATGCATGTTCGATTCCACCCACTacaggatgggatccacgacgaaGGCCTTAACTTAGAGGCCATCCGGACTGGTGGAGGCCACGACCCCAACGATCGGGGTCATGGCCCTCAGCTCCTCCGGCCAACAAGGCGACCGACGACTtgggggcggctaccaactcctgtacgacgCCCTAGAAAACCAAgaggcgatgacgaagaccaTGGCGGAGACCACGTCGTACAGGACGGCTGGCGAACCTTCACTGTGCCTACAGTGCCGCCACGcccggcacagtagcaccacgccacaccatgcCGCGGCGTGGCCACaggaccatgacgacaaccatgtccggacgtgcaccacaagacggcgtagcttgcaagccaagttagttaggacctcccttaggctcacgacccttcggtcgggagaacctccttctCTGTACACATCCTGGCCCCCAAACTCTCTATAAGGGCAGCCATGGCACCATCTTGAGGCATCATCTACCATTTTACTCATTCTCCAtcgtagtagggctcctagagcttacCTTCAGACAGTCCATCTCCTAGGTCTAGCTCTCtaacctctttcaccattcttgcatcccccattataagaacttcagagattcaagcgaggaacacgcactagatcatctctgagactggacgtagggctccggcctgaaccaatataaatcctcgtgccttttggatgctaccatcgtcatcctagagcagcgtggcaatcgtataaatttactagtccgatttacaaaacaccgacactatgtATATAGATCAGGctaaatgacttacaatttagaatctATACTATAAGGGACTAATTGAAATTATACTAGGTCCACCCACAATTTTAGTCCCCCACAGTCATGACTTTTCTTCCGTACACTCTAAAATGTGCACCCAAAGATACAACAACATTAAAATCAATGGCTGCTGGACCTTCCCTGAAGGCTTCAACGTGATCTGATGGTCAGGATTCTTTGGATGATCCCTCACGCTGCGTTGAAGCCATCCCATCCCACCCCCACGTGCTCCAGGTCTCAGCCCAACCACGGTTTGATCTCCGACACCTGCGATTCTTTTTTTCTGAAAAATATCGAGCGATCCCCTCCCCCGCCCATGCGCGATCGGCAATCCTCAGGGCAGGGCGGGCGCCGGCCGTCGCTTTGGCAGCACAGGATTAGGACCTTGCGGTGCCATGGAACCGATGCTAGACTGGGCGACTGAGTACCGATGGTGGGCGTGGCCTTGGCAACAGACGGGGCCTCCACGGCGGGCGCGGCACCAGCGGCCTACTCCATGCCACTGGACCAAGGTACCTCTGCTCCCATTCTAGATCCCCTGGAACTCTGATTCGAGATGACAGAATCCTGCCCCTGGAGTCATGCCCTCTTCTCAATTGTTCCAGGGGGGAGGGTGCAGCACCCTCAAATCCGCCCCTAACCCTTCTAGCTGCACTGCAATCCTTCCCCCACCAGGCGATTCGAATCTAGCAGTGTTAAGCACATGATATATTGTGTAGGCACTCCATATGATACATCCTTCCCACTAATGCACCTTATTCCTTAAATAGTTGTACAAAATATATCATATATTTTCTTTCCTGATTTTTGTGGTTGTCTACACAAGAATCGATTACATGAATTGGTCTCATCATTCAGTTTAGATTGACTCTGAAATAGAAGCTACACCACTAAATATTATTGATTTTGAGGATGGATCTATGGGTGGCTATACTACTGCATTTGGGATGAGAAATATGACACACATTGAGAAAGCTCTATCAGAAGCTTACAAGTTGGCTAATTTCTTTACAAATCCAAAATAAAAAAACTATTAGTGCTCATGTCTCGAGTATGTTGCGAGCTGATACACATCAGTATGCTGTAGTGATTTCTTTCTATTTATTTCATTATTTTGGATGTTTACAAACTTTTAACCATTGTCGGTTATATTATATAACATGTGTATATACAAGTTTGGAAATGATGGTGCTTGTTTCACCAGCCTTGTAGAAATTCAGAATATTGCATAATGCGCATGCTAAGGTTTTATATCTGGATGGTAGCACCATGTATATGTGAGGGAAAGAAAAATCTTGACTTGCTAAAAATTGGTAGTATTTGAACTGCAATCCATTGCAATGTAGCATTTATATATGCCTATTGGTTCATGTCCTCACTGCTCATATCTGCATAGTGAGGCGGAGAAAAATCTTGAATTGCTAGAAATCTGCATCATTTATTCTGTATTTTTTTGGTATACTATCTGTTTGTTGGCACTGAATATCGCACAAAGAATAAGGACATGGAGCATCATCCATTACTATCGCACAGAGAATAGGTTCCTTTGCTTTACTGTCCACCATCGTTCTTACAATTATTGGTATTTCTTTCTTATAATTATCTCCATGTTCTTCCAAAATCTTTCAAGAAAGCCAAGTTAGTAGGCTATTATTGATCAATTTTCTTTTTTTAAGAGCATCCATCGAACCCTACCAATTATTTTTTTACTTGTGGATTAGTAAAATAAGTAGCAAGTAGCCTATCATACTTTCAGAAATAGCAAGCAGAAGAACTACTCCAGTGACTAAATGGATTCATAAAACAAAGAAAATTCGATCAAGTTAGCTGTAGCCTTGCATAAACACAAAGGATACGAGTCGGCATTGGGAAGCTAGAAGCCTATATTCTGATCTGCCAACCTTATGGTGCGTCTTTGtgttgacgtcggaagtgatccgaatcacACACCAATAGGGCCTTGGACGTCCAGGCCGCTATGGACCGAAGAACAAAGCGAGGATATCACTCTTACGTGGTGaaagaacggagaggtttacaagcaaaccaccaaaggataaccagcATGCTTGCGTGATGAAGAACTGGCTAGTTTTCAggtaaactagcaaagaaaccgtcgaagctcttgtcgggagggaccccgtcagggcaaggacgtcgccgggttgccctaggtcggccggTGAGcctaggtgaaagctctagtttggttttggtgaattgatgaaaccctaagtgctaacctagtttatcaaattatcataagataggtagcacattccaagtggtgaagcaaatgaagatcatgacatgatgatggtgatgccatggtgatgatcaagtgcttgaacttgaaaagaagaaagagaaacacaaaaggctcaaggcaaaggtataaatggtaggagccattttgttttggtgattgagacacttagtgagtgtgatcacatttaggtttgatagccttactattaagaggggtgaaactcatatcgaaatgcggtaatcaaagtgccactagatgctttaactcattgcatatgcatttaggatctagtggagtgctcacACCCTTgacaatatttgtgaaaatatgataagacatgtgcacaaggtgatacatttggtggttggcacatttgagcaagggttaggaacttcaccggcgccctatacagaaaagatggaggtcactgtaagtaatcggacgctggtctcggaaggACCGGTGTGTCTAGTCAGcagaagcagcgaagacgctggcatcggtctctgaccagacgttgggtcacttagtgaccggacgctggagggctgCGTCCAGTCCCACtgacgtggcagtgcacagaggagacgtcgagtgactggacgttgggtgagtgcggtcgagcaagatcgaacgcgtccggtcatgatttctcgtttctagatgcttactggaaatgatcggacactgaggtccagcatccggtcatttcacaccagtgcgtccggtcatcacttgaccattgggatcgagcgctcagtatttgaagagaggggacacgtggcgtgcatcgcacgaccggatgctggggtccagcgtctggtcaatatgaccggcgcatccggtcaccccatgttgttctcagtgaaggggtacaacagctctatttcatgggggcttctatttaagccccatggctggttcaagctcactctcttggccatttgcattgacatagctgttacgaacgacgtataggaatatgaagtaaagaatcaagccacagaggagacacacgatttaacgtggaaaacccctccgatgtgaaggggaaaaaccatgggcaccagccagcaacaatctcactatctcaagagttttgggttacacgcctatggcggcttataagagaatcaagtctccacgaaaccctagcaagggtgtatataccgtaccgcggggggctccgccccccgcacccccaAGCACAGGAGCGAGACCTGATGGGCcggcttcagactccgctacactccggcccaagcctccgacgatgggcctccgcttcgctccgtcagaagcccggcctatatcctggagtgaatttggaacaactccaacaatagcaaccttgtgagcttagccaaagccctcacactcatctctatcattgattcatcatttttgtgagattgggagagaatccaagtgcattgcttgagtgtttgcatctagaggcacttggtattcgtatttcgctgtgggattcgcttgttactcttagtggttgctgccacctagacggcttggagtagcgaggatcatcgagcggaggttggtgattgtctctggctccgattgtggtgattgtgaggggttcttgacctttccttggcggagagccaaaaggtcctctagtggattgctcatgtcttgtgtgatcctcatcttgtgttggttgtgtggcaccctattgagggtttggcgtgtgatgccaattagcgcgtgaacctccaagtgagtgaatcgccacaatgaggactagcttgacggcaagcaagtgaacctcggtaaaaaatcattatgtcatcatttgattctgaggtgattggtctttattgttattcattcttgtgattgattagatccttcctctacacggcagtataatcttcttgctcactctctttacattaccacaaactagttgtcaagctctttagtgtagctagttgtgagagcttgttagtgtggttagtgtggctctttagttagcttttgagagcacactaacttagtgtagtgtcatagctattgtgtggacagaaactatataaactagaattatggtaggtggcttgcttttttattaggctagcgcaacacttgcttcacctcataattgtctaaccggtttgttaagtgttgttgtagaaaattttaataggttattcacccccctctagccattaggacctttcaagtggtatcagagctaaggtcaccgtgatttgaggcttaacaaccttcggtgtaaaaatagctcaaatcaacaataccaagaagccaccccaatttgatggcacaaattatccatactgaaaatcaaagatgaccacacatatcaagtcaatcaatagaaaagtgtggaaggtggtagaaaccaaaattgagattggtgatctggagaatcccaccgcggccaaagaagtgcttctccaaaacaatgacattgctctaagtgccattcataatgcaattgatgagagaatatttgagcaaatcaagaatattgagatggctcatgaggcttggaagaagttggaagaatcatatgagggcactcaagccgtgaagggtgcaaaggcatacattctcaaagagaagtttgcaagcttcaagatgaaggaggatgagagtgtgccagagatgttccataggcttcaagtgcttgtcaatgatctcaaagcacttggagaagaggtgaaggacaaggaattctcccacaagttcttgagatgtttgtcttcaagatttggcacattggtcactattctagtgaggagtggtttggacaccatgacaccaaaccaagtgttgggagatataatgaccgatgatacatatagagatgatgatgagaaggaagaaaagaaggaaaagaaagatgagaaggaggatgagaaaaagaagagcgtggcattcaaggccacatcatccaagggcaaggcaaagctagatacatcaagtgaagatgatggttcatgggatgatgatgatgatgagaagatggctctctttgtcaagaaatttggcaagttcatgatgaagaaagggtaccatgctagaagaaagaaatcttcatccaagaacaaggaagagtcaagaaggtgcttcaaatgtggaagcaaagaccatcttgttgctcaatgtccatacaatagcgacaatgatgatgacaacaaaaagaacaagaagaaggacaagaaggaaaagaaagagaagaatgacaagatgaccttcaagaagaagaagggtggttcatatgtggtcacttgggatagtgatgcttcctcaagtgatgatgatgacaagaccaccaagaagaaggcacttgcaagcattgcaatcaatgagaagcc
The nucleotide sequence above comes from Miscanthus floridulus cultivar M001 chromosome 18, ASM1932011v1, whole genome shotgun sequence. Encoded proteins:
- the LOC136522260 gene encoding U-box domain-containing protein 21-like, with translation MVLPMSRAARAASRMVPEIPMLRRSSKQQASAAAAEELAVPAHFVCPISLDLMRDPVTAPTGITYDRESVEGWLARGNARCPVTGRPLRLADLVPNHATRRMIQDWCVANRSRGVERVPTPKVPIGDADAAEAVVSVSAAARRGDAAACGAAAARARALGKESDRNWRCLAAAGAARALAAAFARLAGERVEGGACALGDVLAALTVFFPLDDEARRCIASPASLKSLVSVMSHSELPARASAAVVLRELASSAVDGHTLEAVLRTPGMCDALVGLVRNPISTPATKAALVTAYYLVAASDRAASRFAELDAVAVLVEALVDADKGTSEKALAALDGMLCADAGLAAARAHALAVPVLVKKMFRVSDMATDFAVSALWRLCCAGDAAAAAACRAEALRVGAFQKLLLLLQVGCGGVAKERASELLKMLNGSRGSVECIETVDFKGLKRPF